The Streptomyces spororaveus genome includes a region encoding these proteins:
- a CDS encoding SsgA family sporulation/cell division regulator — protein sequence MRESVQAEVMMSFLVSEELSFRIPVELRYDARDPYAVRLTFHLPGDAPVTWAFGRELLLDGINKPCGDGDVHIAPTHPEDLSDVHIRLQVGGDRALFRASAAPLVAFLDRTDRIVPLGQERNLGDFEENLDEALVKILTEAQQNEQNAG from the coding sequence GCGCGAGTCGGTACAGGCAGAGGTCATGATGAGCTTCCTCGTTTCCGAGGAGCTCTCGTTCCGGATTCCGGTGGAACTCCGGTACGACGCACGCGACCCCTACGCAGTCCGCCTGACCTTCCACCTTCCCGGAGATGCGCCCGTGACCTGGGCGTTCGGCCGGGAGCTCCTCCTCGACGGCATTAACAAGCCATGCGGTGACGGCGATGTGCACATCGCCCCCACCCACCCGGAGGACTTGTCCGACGTCCACATTCGGCTCCAGGTGGGCGGCGACCGGGCGCTGTTCCGTGCCAGCGCGGCGCCGCTCGTCGCGTTCCTCGACCGCACCGACCGGATCGTTCCGCTCGGACAGGAGCGCAATCTGGGGGACTTCGAGGAGAACCTCGACGAGGCCCTCGTCAAGATCCTCACCGAAGCGCAGCAGAACGAGCAGAACGCCGGCTGA
- a CDS encoding YibE/F family protein yields the protein MTPSLQPPTEPTETRGHNGHAHANPGPSARPSEGHADAHSHGGSDAHSHGGSDGGSDGRPSGQSHGHGHSHGHGPAAPVSKHLRKVIAAVLIPFAVAVFVGMVVLWPGGAPGHERTGVGFDRQTQQGVVASIEQVDCASVNAGQAASSGNPAASGGGAAQAARRGECKKATVEVTSGPDKGRTFVEIVQPGAPRQLEDGQEVVVAYAPDAPRDLQYSVIDVNRKLPMALLAGIFAVAVVVVGRMRGLFALVALVVSFGVLTLFILPAILQGSNPLVVAVVGASAIMLIALYMCHGLTARTSVAVLGTLVSLLLIGLLGSGFIDWAFLSGNTDDNTGLIHGLYPDIDMSGLLLAGVIIGSLGVLDDVTVTQTSAVWELHHADPSMGPRALYRAAIRIGRDHIASVVNTLVLAYAGAALPLLLLFSIANSSMGSVANSELVAEEIVRTLVGSIGLVASVPVTTALAALVVSADRPGSPAGAPAAGPVRGRGRRRKR from the coding sequence GTGACGCCCTCGCTGCAGCCCCCCACCGAGCCCACTGAGACCCGTGGCCACAACGGCCACGCGCACGCGAACCCCGGACCGTCCGCCAGACCGTCCGAAGGGCACGCCGACGCGCACTCCCACGGGGGCTCGGACGCGCACTCCCACGGGGGCTCGGACGGCGGCTCCGACGGGCGCCCCTCGGGGCAGTCCCACGGCCACGGCCACAGCCATGGCCACGGCCCGGCGGCCCCCGTCTCGAAGCACCTGCGCAAGGTCATCGCCGCCGTACTGATCCCCTTCGCCGTGGCCGTCTTCGTCGGCATGGTGGTGCTCTGGCCGGGCGGCGCCCCGGGCCACGAGCGCACGGGGGTGGGGTTCGACCGGCAGACCCAGCAGGGTGTGGTCGCCTCGATCGAACAGGTCGACTGCGCATCGGTGAACGCCGGGCAGGCGGCGTCGTCCGGGAACCCCGCCGCCTCCGGGGGCGGTGCGGCGCAGGCCGCGCGGAGAGGTGAGTGCAAGAAGGCCACCGTCGAGGTCACCAGCGGCCCGGACAAGGGCCGCACCTTCGTGGAGATCGTCCAGCCGGGCGCGCCACGGCAGTTGGAGGACGGCCAGGAGGTGGTGGTGGCGTATGCGCCGGACGCCCCGCGCGACCTCCAGTACTCGGTGATCGACGTGAACCGCAAGCTCCCGATGGCGCTGCTGGCCGGCATCTTCGCGGTCGCGGTCGTCGTCGTCGGGCGGATGCGCGGGCTGTTCGCGCTGGTCGCCCTGGTGGTCAGCTTCGGCGTGCTGACCCTCTTCATCCTCCCGGCCATCCTGCAGGGTTCGAACCCGCTGGTCGTCGCGGTGGTCGGGGCGAGCGCCATCATGCTGATCGCGCTCTACATGTGCCACGGGCTGACCGCCCGCACCTCGGTGGCCGTTCTCGGCACGCTCGTCTCGCTGCTGCTGATCGGCCTGCTCGGCTCGGGGTTCATCGACTGGGCGTTCCTCAGCGGCAACACCGACGACAACACCGGGCTGATCCACGGGTTGTACCCGGACATCGACATGAGCGGTTTGCTGCTCGCGGGTGTGATCATCGGATCGCTGGGCGTGCTCGACGACGTGACGGTCACCCAGACGTCGGCGGTGTGGGAGCTGCACCACGCGGACCCCTCGATGGGGCCGCGCGCCCTGTACCGGGCGGCCATCAGGATCGGTCGCGACCACATCGCATCGGTGGTCAACACGCTGGTGCTGGCTTACGCGGGTGCCGCGCTGCCGCTGCTCCTGCTGTTCTCGATCGCGAACAGCAGCATGGGTTCGGTGGCCAACAGCGAGCTGGTGGCGGAGGAGATCGTACGGACGCTGGTGGGCTCGATCGGCCTGGTGGCCTCGGTCCCCGTGACAACGGCGCTGGCGGCGCTGGTGGTTTCCGCCGACCGGCCGGGATCCCCGGCCGGCGCTCCGGCCGCGGGGCCGGTCCGCGGCCGGGGTCGACGGCGAAAGCGCTGA
- the thiC gene encoding phosphomethylpyrimidine synthase ThiC: protein MTIQDARTPAVSQDADGQTERQPGWHKGYLAGSRPDLRVPVRQVHLTNGKDVTLYDTSGPYTDPQIETDVRRGLAPLRENWIISRGDTEEYAGRPVRPEDDGIKHTSPRGGLKNLDAVFPGRPRQPRRGRGGAAVTQLAYARRGEITPEMEYVAIRENVSPEVVREEIAAGRAVLPANVNHPEIEPMIIGKRFLVKVNANIGNSAVTSSIEEEVDKMTWATKWGADTVMDLSTGRNIHTTREWVLRNSPVPIGTVPLYQALEKVDGRAEDLTWEIYKDTVIEQAEQGVDYMTVHAGVLLPYVPLTARRKTGIVSRGGSIMAAWCLAHHKENFLYTNFEELCDILATYDVTYSLGDGLRPGSIADANDAAQFAELKTLGELNTIAKRHNVQTMIEGPGHVPMHKIKENIDLQQEICEEAPFYTLGPLTTDVAPAYDHITSGIGAAMIAWWGTAMLCYVTPKEHLGLPNRDDVKTGVITYKIAAHAADLAKGHPGAQEWDDALSDARFEFRWEDQFNLALDPDTAREFHDETLPAEPAKTAHFCSMCGPKFCSMKISQDIRREHGGDLKADEIQAGMAEKSAEFAASGNRVYLPLAD from the coding sequence ATGACCATTCAGGACGCACGCACGCCTGCCGTCAGCCAGGACGCCGACGGCCAGACCGAGCGCCAGCCCGGCTGGCACAAGGGATACCTCGCGGGCTCCCGCCCCGACCTCCGGGTGCCGGTCCGCCAGGTCCACCTCACCAACGGCAAGGACGTGACGCTCTACGACACGTCCGGCCCGTACACCGACCCGCAGATCGAGACCGACGTCCGCCGCGGCCTCGCGCCGCTGCGCGAGAACTGGATCATCAGCCGCGGGGACACCGAGGAGTACGCGGGCCGCCCCGTGCGCCCCGAGGACGACGGCATCAAGCACACCTCCCCGCGCGGCGGCCTCAAGAACCTCGACGCGGTCTTCCCCGGCCGCCCCCGGCAGCCCCGCCGGGGCCGTGGCGGCGCCGCCGTCACGCAGCTCGCGTACGCCCGCCGCGGTGAGATCACCCCGGAGATGGAGTACGTCGCGATCCGCGAGAACGTCTCCCCCGAGGTCGTCCGCGAGGAGATCGCCGCAGGTCGCGCGGTGCTTCCGGCGAACGTGAACCACCCGGAGATCGAGCCGATGATCATCGGCAAGCGCTTCCTGGTGAAGGTCAACGCCAACATCGGCAACTCCGCCGTCACCTCCTCCATCGAGGAGGAGGTCGACAAGATGACCTGGGCGACCAAGTGGGGCGCCGACACGGTCATGGACCTCTCGACGGGCCGCAACATCCACACCACCCGCGAGTGGGTGCTGCGCAACTCCCCCGTCCCGATCGGCACCGTCCCGCTCTACCAGGCGCTGGAGAAGGTCGACGGCCGTGCCGAGGACCTGACCTGGGAGATCTACAAGGACACGGTCATCGAGCAGGCCGAGCAGGGCGTCGACTACATGACGGTCCACGCCGGCGTGCTGCTGCCCTACGTGCCGCTGACCGCCCGCCGCAAGACCGGCATCGTCTCGCGCGGTGGCTCGATCATGGCCGCGTGGTGCCTGGCGCACCACAAGGAGAACTTCCTCTACACGAACTTCGAGGAGCTCTGCGACATCCTCGCGACGTACGACGTCACGTACTCCCTCGGCGACGGGCTGCGCCCCGGCTCGATCGCGGACGCCAACGACGCCGCCCAGTTCGCCGAGCTGAAGACGCTGGGTGAGCTGAACACGATCGCCAAGCGGCACAACGTCCAGACGATGATCGAGGGCCCGGGCCACGTCCCGATGCACAAGATCAAGGAGAACATCGACCTCCAGCAGGAGATCTGCGAGGAGGCGCCGTTCTACACGCTCGGCCCGCTGACCACGGACGTCGCCCCGGCCTACGACCACATCACCTCGGGCATCGGCGCCGCGATGATCGCCTGGTGGGGCACCGCGATGCTCTGCTACGTCACGCCCAAGGAGCACCTGGGCCTGCCCAACCGCGACGACGTCAAGACCGGTGTCATCACGTACAAGATCGCGGCGCACGCGGCGGACCTGGCCAAGGGCCACCCCGGTGCCCAGGAGTGGGACGACGCCCTGTCCGACGCCCGGTTCGAGTTCCGCTGGGAGGACCAGTTCAACCTGGCCCTGGACCCGGACACGGCCCGCGAGTTCCACGACGAGACCCTCCCGGCGGAGCCGGCCAAGACCGCGCACTTCTGCTCCATGTGCGGTCCGAAGTTCTGTTCGATGAAGATCTCGCAGGACATCCGCCGTGAGCACGGCGGCGACCTGAAGGCGGACGAGATCCAGGCGGGCATGGCGGAGAAGTCCGCCGAGTTCGCGGCCTCGGGCAACCGCGTCTACCTGCCGCTGGCCGACTGA